The genomic stretch AATTGGAAGTGCCGCCCGTGATGCCCGGACGCACCTGGGGCTCACCCAGGCGGAGGTGGCCGAAAAGCTGGGCATCGCGCACATGGTCTACAGCCGCCTGGAGCGGGGGAAGATGCTGCCCAGCGTCCAGACGCTCTTGAGAATGTGCGCCGTGTTGCACATCTCCTCGGACGAGCTGCTGGGGATCGCGGAAGCAGAGCGGGGGAACCGTCAGGCGCGGGGGCCTCGCTCAGAGACGGAGCTGCCCCGGGTGCGCCAGCTTCTGGGGCTCGCACGCAAGATGGACGAGGACAAGCTCGACGCCCTGGTGACCGTGGCCCAGGTGCTGCTGCGGTAATCCTCAAGCGTCCTGCGGAGGGGCAGCCTCTGC from Stigmatella aurantiaca encodes the following:
- a CDS encoding helix-turn-helix domain-containing protein; this translates as MNEELASRIGSAARDARTHLGLTQAEVAEKLGIAHMVYSRLERGKMLPSVQTLLRMCAVLHISSDELLGIAEAERGNRQARGPRSETELPRVRQLLGLARKMDEDKLDALVTVAQVLLR